GAGCCCTGTCAGGACCTCCCTCTACCACTGGCCTTGTTACCAAGGCTACTGCCGGACCTCCCTCTACCCCAGGCCTTGTTATCAAGGCTACTGAtggacctccctctatcccaggccTAGTTACCAATGGTACTGAttgacctccctctatcccaggccTTGTCACCAATGGTACTGAatgacctccctctatcccaggccTTGTTACCAAGACTACTGATGGACCTCCCTATAATATCTATTTCATGATTGTTTACTGTCTCCAGTTTGTTTAATAAAATGTTAAACTTGAACTTTTGGTAGTTGAATGTATTTTGTACATGATCAATTCATTTCCACATCACATTATGGATATACCTCAAATGTTATTCTACAAGATAGACACAAAACAACTGAATCAATCGTTAAACTACATGGTTTACAATATGTGATGATGGATACTGTTCTCTGTGTGCTATGTAGGTCTACTATGATGGATGCTATGATTGACAAAGCAAAAGAACATATCATATTAGAAATCATCTTTGTAGAATGTGGTTTCTATATTTTACAGCTATTGTAGCCTAACTATTTATAACAATGTTTTAAATGAAGCTAAAATATAATTCACAGTTGTAAAACAAATGGTGTCTCATATCGTCTCTCTTTTACTACCATACTATTTGTATTGTATTGCCAGAAACATGATTTTAGACCATGGTCATGGGAAATGTTTAAAAAGATTGACAGTTGTAACACAAATGGTGTTTCCAATCATCTCTCCTTACAGTTCTGTACAGTACTAATTAGAGTGTGGAAATGGCTTTAAACACAATTTTAGGCCATGTTCATGGACAACTGTTTCAAAAGCTATTTCACATGTGTAACACACAAATATTGTATCCTACCAACTGTCCTTCTAGATCTGTAATAGTTGCATTGTGGAcaatgtaacggttttgacttgaggttatttattatttataggggtgccaggtaggttgtgcctaccagagaaaaaacattggtttctccttttggtttgggaggggaatgagtcccatctggtccgtcaagtctacaccaatacaaaggacttatgtaaaagtcaggatggaaataaacttttcataaacccttacaacattggaaagaacttcaaaaacaacgacattattttgcgtgggttgtattagcaacatcaatgattacacatatataataatatcacaatgagttctggttctcctagaaatgtcctgtaccccgggcctaaaaagagtccagcccggtaaaggagttcagggaaCTCCCGTGACCttagtcacgcaatgtttgtccgttcattcaagtgtagcgtaaacccagtattaatcatacaatcaatataacaattattttaccacagaactttaaagcgtatcaactcttactaagtcctcaactacaactaactacataaatcatcacagtatacctcacatcaaaacaaatgaaataccataTACAAAAAAGGTTgaagtcagtcggtcagtcagacaatccaatccgccaacggATTATTCGTTGGAGCTCTCGCTCTTATAGTAGCACGTACACAGTATACAGTAAAACAGTCACAGatagaatataaataaatataaatagaaCAACAACTGAAAGTTCAGAGTGGTACGATTATAATAACACTACAGTCATGAATGCTAAAGTGTTAAAAACAGCAGTCAGATAAAGCTATTCTTGAACCTGgtagtggaggtgctgctgtcctTCCTCCACACAGTAAGCCTGCCCGACTGTCCTGTACCTCCCTCTGGGTGGCAGAATAGAGAGAAACCGACGAAGTGTGTAAGTCATGCTGGTGGCTGGTAGCGGAGTCGAGTAGAGAGAGGTCTTGGATTCACCAAGTGATAGCTGTACAGAATATTCCCTTTGCTCAATATATGACGGTCCATAGactaaagagaaggagagatggtgagagactgGTCCGTTCAGAGAACAGTGGGAAACAGGCTCACGggctctcctccatctgtccttACAACATTACGCTTATCCAACCAGTAGCGGGGCAAGTCTGGGTGAACAGGATAGTGTCAACAAATTACATGGGGTGGCAGCGGAGTGCGCGTAATGTGGGTGTGGTGTAGAGCGCGTAGTTGGGGCAGCCTTCTGACACTGAGGAAGTGAAAGACTCTCGGCCGCAGAGCCTTAAGGAGCTAAAGCCCATATAGAGGAGGTGTTCAGCGGCTTCACTGGCAGTGGTCCCGATACGCTCACAGCCCAGCCGTTCTCCTCCTGACCCACACCACTACAGCTGCTACTGGAGTTAAGACGCTTTTTCATTGTCAAAGCAACAGACTAATCCAACTACCATAACGATGTCCCTGTGTCCTCTGTTCCCTTTTCTTAAATAACATCATATATACACAAtatcattatatacattatactaTCGTTATATTTCTGTGGTACCGATATTATCTGTTAAATTATCTGCTAAAACTAAGTTAGTTTTACTTAGTTAGTTAATATATTATTTACGTTATATTTGTGAAACGTAttagtgtgtaatgtaatgttcttataagaaaataaaaaatattgcatACGGAAATCTTGAACACAAACCGCAGCAGTATAAACCTTGGTAATGTTAGGAGCAGAACACTTTCgggaaagggggaggagtcaCCATCTAACCGAAGATCTTCCCTAAAGTGAGATTTCTGTTTGCATAAAAGTGCTGCCAACCGCCAAGAAACAACAAAGTTTTCTGAAGCCAAATTGAGGGCGTGAGCTTTGCCATAGAGAACTGCTTCGATTATGAAGGGGACGAGTCATCACCTTTTTCCTGTTTGCACTTGTTGCAAAATACTCCTTGTCCCATCCTATCAATTTAACAGTGATGTTGAATTACCCAGTTACACTCTGCTCTGGATCATGCCATGGTGGTGTCATCGAGTTGAGGCATTATCAGGAATCTCAATCAGGGTCCATCATCACGAAGATGGTTGCTAAACTTGACGGAGATCATTTAACCACAGGGGAAGGATTTTTTAAGAAGAGGTTTGAAAACAGGGATGGAAAATTCTCTCTAACCATCTCCTCAGCTGAGTACAATGACATGGGGTTGTACAAGTGTGTCTGTGGCAAGTACAAACAGCATGTAAATCTACAAGTATTGGTCCCCACTGAAATATCTGCCCATGTTGGAGGAAATGTCACACTTGCCTGCCATGGCTTAACTAATAAAATGACAAAGGACAGTGAGATATTTGTCCAGTGGATGAAAGATGGACAGAATGTGTCTACCATCAGTGCAGGGAATATAACCTATGGCTCTGGGTATAAGGACAGGGTATCTGTGTCCATGGATGGTTACCGAAAGGAGACATTTTCCTCAACCTCACCGACTTACGCCTTTCTGATCAGGGGACATACTGGTGCTTCTTCGGCCCTGACCACCAGAGAGGAAATCCAGGAGCTGTCATTCTCACTATCACACCAAAAGAAAAGCCAGACGACAACACAGGAATGCCAACATGggtgaaggtggtggtggtggtgttggtggttgttTTGGTGATCATCCTAGTTGCTGATTACTGTTTTCTTGGAGGTAGATTGAAAGAGACAATGGCTGCTTGGTTTAAAGGGACTTGTTTGAGATCTCAGTTCAATCCCTGTCTAGAAGGGGAACAGGGTGGGGAGCATCTCTCTGTCACCATAAGTGAAAGTGAAtcagagacagaagaagacaggacTGGGACAAGGACATGTTTTGTCCCCTATGCACCTGCCTGTATCATCAGAGCCCTGTCAGGACCTCCCTCTACCACTGGCCTTGTTACCAAGGCTACTGCCGGACCTCCCTCTACCCCAGGCCTTGTTATCAAGGCTACTGAtggacctccctctatcccaggccTAGTTACCAATGGTACTGAttgacctccctctatcccaggccTTGTCACCAATGGTACTGAatgacctccctctatcccaggccTTGTTACCAAGACTACTGATGGACCTCCCTATAATATCTATTTCATGATTGTTTACTGTCTCCAGTTTGTTTAATAAAATGTTAAACTTGAACTTTTGGTAGTTGAATGTATTTTGTACATGATCAATTCATTTTCCACATCACATTATGGATATACCTCAAATGTTATTCTACAAGATAGACACAAAACAACTGAATCAATCGTTAAACTACATGGTTTACAATATGTGATGATGGATACTGTTCTCTGTGTGCTATGTAGGTCTACTATGATGGATGCTATGATTGACAAAGCAAAAGAACATATCATATTAGAAATCATCTTTGTAGAATGTGGTTTCTATATTTTACAGCTATTGTAGCCTAACTATTTATAACAATGTTTTAAATGAAGCTAAAATATAATTCACAGTTGTAAAACAAATGGTGTCTCATATCGTCTCTCTTTTTACTACCATACTATTTGTATTGTATTGCCAGAAACATGATTTTAGACCATGGTCATGGGAAATGTTTAAAAAGATTGACAGTTGTAACACAAATGGTGTTTCCAATCATCTCTCCTTACAGTTCTGTACAGTACTAATTAGAGTGTGGAAATGGCTTTAAACACAATTTTAGGCCATGTTCATGGACAACTGTTTCAAAAGCTATTTCACATGTGTAACACACAAATATTGTATCCTACCAACTGTCCTTCTAGATCTGTAATAGTTGCATTGTGGAcaatgtaacggttttgacttgaggttatttattatttataggggtgccaggtaggttgtgcctaccagagaaaaaaaacattggtttctccttttggtttgggagggaatgagtcccatctggtccgtcaagtctacaccaatacaaaggacttatgtaaaagtcaggatggaaataaacttttcataaacccttacaacattggaaagaacttcaaaaacaacgacattattttgcgtgggttgtattagcaacatcaatgattacacacatatataataatatcacaatgagttctggttctcctagaaatgtcctgtaccccgggcctaaaaagagtccagcccggtaaaggagttcagggaaCTCCCGTGACCttagtcacgcaatgtttgtccgttcattcaagtgtagcgtaaacccagtattaatcatacaatcaatataacaattattttaccacagaactttaaagcgtatcaactcttactaagtcctcaactacaactaactacataaatcatcacagtatacctcacatcaaaacaaatgaaataccataTACAAAAAAGGTTgaagtcagtcggtcagtcagacaatccaatccgccaacggATTATTCGTTGGAGCTCTCGCTCTTATAGTAGCACGTACACAGTATACAGTAAAACAGTCACAGatagaatataaataaatataaatagaaCAACAACTGAAAGTTCAGAGTGGTACGATTATAATAACACTACAGTCATGAATGCTAAAGTGTTAAAAACAGCAGTCAGATAAAAGCTATTCTTGAACCTGgtagtggaggtgctgctgtcctTCCTCCACACAGTAAGCCTGCCCGACTGTCCTGTACCTCCCTCTGGGTGGCAGAATAGAGAGAAACCGACGAAGTGTGTAAGTCATGCTGGTGGCTGGTAGCGGAGTCGAGTAGAGAGAGGTCTTGGATTCACCAAGTGATAGCTGTACAGAATATTCCCTTTGCTCAATATATGACGGTCCATAGactaaagagaaggagagatggtgagagactgGTCCGTTCAGAGAACAGGGGGAAACAGGCTCACGggctctcctccatctgtccttACAACATTACGCTTATCCAACCAGTAGCGGGGCAAGTCTGGGTGAACAGGATAGTGTCAACAAATTACATGGGGTGGCAGCGGAGTGCGCGTAATGTGGGTGTGGTGTAGAGCGCGTAGTTGGGGCAGCCTTCTGACACTGAGGAAGTGAAAGACTCTCGGCCGCAGAGCCTTAAGGAGCTAAAGCCCATATAGAGGAGGTGTTCAGCGGCTTCACTGGCAGTGGTCCCGATACGCTCACAGCCCAGCCGTTCTCCTCCTGACCCACACCACTACAGCTGCTACTCGGAGTTAAGACGCTTTTTCATTGTCAAAGCAACAGACTAATCCAACTACCATAACGATGTCCCTGTGTCCTCTGTTCCCTTTTCTTAAATAACATCATATATACACAAtatcattatatacattatactaTCGTTATATTTCTGTGGTACCGATATTATCTGTTAAATTATCTGCTAAAACTAAGTTAGTTTTACTTAGTTAGTTAATATATTATTTACGTTATATTTGTGAAACGTAttagtgtgtaatgtaatgttcttataagaaaataaaaaatattgcatACGGAAATCTTGAACACAAACCGCAGCAGTATAAACCTTGGTAATGTTAGGAGCAGAACACTTTCGGGAAAGGGGAGGAGTCACCATCTAACCGAAGATCTTCCCTAAAGTGAGATTTCTGTTTGCATAAAAGTGCTGCCAACCGCCAAGAAACAACAAAGTTTTCTGAAGCCAAATTGAGGGCGTGAGCTTTGCCATAGAGAACTGCTTCGATTATGAAGGGGGACGAGTCATCACCTTTTTCCTGTTTGCACTTGTTGCAAAATACTCCTTGTCCCATCCTATCAATTTAACAGTGATGTTGAATTACCCAGTTACACTCTGCTCTGGATCATGCCATGGTGGTGTCATCGAGTTGAGGCATTATCAGGAATCTCAATCAGGGTCCATCATCACGAAGATGGTTGCTAAACTTGACGGAGATCATTTAACCACAGGGGAAGGATTTTTTAAGAAGAGGTTTGAAAACAGGGATGGAAAATTCTCTCTAACCATCTCCTCAGCTGAGTACAATGACATGGGGTTGTACGAGTGTGTCTGTGGCAAGTACAAACAGCATGTAAATCTACAAGTATTGGTCCCCACTGAAATATCTGCCCATGTTGGAGGAAATGTCACACTTGCCTGCCATGGCTTAACTAATAAAATGACAAAGGACAGTGAGATATTTGTCCAGTGGATGAAAGATGGACAGAATGTGTCTACCATCAGTGCAGGGAATATAACCTATGGCTCTGGGTATAAGGACAGGGTATCTGTGTCCATGGATGGTTACCGAAAGGGAGACATTTTCCTCAACCTCACCGACTTACGCCTTTCTGATCAGGGGACATACTGGTGCTTCTTCGGCCCTGACCACCAGAGAGGAAATCCAGGAGCTGTCATTCTCACTATCACACCAAAAGAAAAGCCAGACGACAACACAGGAATGCCAACATGggtgaaggtggtggtggtggtgttggtggttgttTTGGTGATCATCCTAGTTGCTGATTACTGTTTTCTTGGAGGTAGATTGAAAGAGACAATGGCTGCTTGGTTTAAAGGGACTTGTTTGAGATCTCAGTTCAATCCCTGTCTAGAAGGGGAACAGGGTGGGGAGCATCTCTCTGTCACCATAAGTGAAAGTGAAtcagagacagaagaagacaggacTGGGACAAGGACATGTTTTGTCCCCTATGCACCTGCCTGTATCATCAGAGCCCTGTCAGGACCTCCCTCTACCACTGGCCTTGTTACCAAGGCTACTGCCGGACCTCCCTCTACCCCAGGCCTTGTTATCAAGGCTACTGAtggacctccctctatcccaggccTAGTTACCAATGGTACTGAttgacctccctctatcccaggccTTGTCACCAATGGTACTGAatgacctccctctatcccaggccTTGTTACCAAGACTACTGATGGACCTCCCTATAATATCTATTTCATGATTGTTTACTGTCTCCAGTTTGTTTAATAAAATGTTAAACTTGAACTTTTGGTAGTTGAATGTATTTTGTACATGATCAATTCATTTTCCACATCACATTATGGATATACCTCAAATGTTATTCTACAAGATAGATACAAAACAACTGAATCAATCGTTAAACTACATGGTTTACAATATGTGATGATGGATACTGTTCTCTGTGTGCTATGTAGGTCTACTATGATGGATGCTATGATTGACAAAGCAAAAGAACATATCATATTAGAAATCATCTTTGTAGAATGTGGTTTCTATATTTTACAGCTATTGTAGCCTAACTATTTATAACAATGTTTTAAATGAAGCTAAAATATAATTCACAGTTGTAAAACAAATGGTGTCTCATATCGTCTCTCTTTTTACTACCATACTATTTGTATTGTATTGCCAGAAACATGATTTTAGACCATGGTCATGGGAAATGTTTAAAAAGATTGACAGTTGTAACACAAATGGTGTTTCCAATCATCTCTCCTTACAGTTCTGTACAGTACTAATTAGAGTGTGGAAATGGCTTTAAACACAATTTTAGGCCATGTTCATGGACAACTGTTTCAAAAGCTATTTCACATGTGTAACACACAAATATTGTATCCTACCAACTGTCCTTCTAGATCTGTAATAGTTGCATTGTGGAcaatgtaacggttttgacttgaggttatttattatttataggggtgccaggtaggttgtgcctaccagagaaaaacattggtttctccttttggtttgggagggaatgagtcccatctggtccgtcaagtctacaccaatacaaaggacttatgtaaaagtcaggatggaaataaacttttcataaacccttacaacattggaaagaacttcaaaaacaacgacattattttgcgtgggttgtattagcaacatcaatgattacacacatatataataatatcacaatgagttctggttctcctagaaatgtcctgtaccccgggcctaaaaagagtccagcccggtaaaggagttcagggaaCTCCCGTGACCttagtcacgcaatgtttgtccgttcattcaagtgtagcgtaaacccagtattaatcatacaatcaatataacaattattttaccacagaactttaaagcgtatcaactcttactaagtcctcaactacaactaactacataaatcatcacagtatacctcacatcaaaacaaatgaaataccataTACACAAAAAAGGTTgaagtcagtcggtcagtcagacaatccaatccgccaacggATTATTCGTTGGAGCTCTCGCTCTTATAGTAGCACGTACACAGTATACAGTAAAACAGTCACAGatagaatataaataaatataaatagaaCAACAACTGAAAGTTCAGAGTGGTACGATTATAATAACACTACAGTCATGAATGCTAAAGTGTTAAAAACAGCAGTCAGATAAAAGCTATTCTTGAACCTGgtagtggaggtgctgctgtcctTCCTCCACACAGTAAGCCTGCCCGACTGTCCTGTACCTCCCTCTGGGTGACAGAATAGAGAGAAACCGACGAAGTGTGTAAGTCATGCTGGTGGCTGGTAGCGGAGTCGAGTAGAGAGAGGTCTTGGATTCACCGAGTGATAGCTGTACAGAATATTCCCTTTGCTCAATATATGACGGTCCATAGactaaagagaaggagagatggtgagagactgGTCCGTTCAGAGAACAGGGGGAAACAGGCTCACGggctctcctccatctgtccttACAACATTACGCTTATCCAACCAGTAGCGGGGCAAGTCTGGGTGAACAGGATAGTGTCAACAAATTACATGGGGTGGCAGCGGAGTGCGCGTAATGTGGGTGTGGTGTAGAGCGCGTAGTTGGGGCAGCCTTCTGACACTGAGGAAGTGAAAGACTCTCGGCCGCAGAGCCTTAAGGAGCTAAAGCCCATATAGAGGAGGTGTTCCGCGGCTTCACTGGCAGTGGTCCCGATACGCTCACAGCCCAGCCGTTCTCCTCCTGACCCACACCACTACAGCTGCTACTCGGAGTTAAGACGCTTTTTCATTGTCAAAGCAACAGACTAATCCAACTACCATAACGATGTCCCTGTGTCCTCTGTTCCCTTTTCTTAAATAACATCATATATACACAAtatcattatatacattatactaTCGTTATATTTCTGTGGTACCGATATTATCTGTTAAATTATCTGCTAAAACTAAGTTAGTTTTACTTAGTTAGTTAATATATTATTTACGTTATATTTGTGAAACGTAttagtgtgtaatgtaatgttcttataagaaaataaaaaatattgcatACGGAAATCTTGAACACAAACCGCAGCAGTATAAACCTTGGTAATGTTAGGAGCAGAACACTTTCGGGAAAGGGGAGGAGTCACCATCTAACCGAAGATCTTCCCTAAAGTGAGATTTCTGTTTGCATAAAAGTGCTGCCAACCGCCAAGAAACAACAAAGTTTTCTGAAGCCAAATTGAGGGCGTGAGCTTTGCCATAGAGAACTGCTTCGATTATGAAGGGGGACGAGTCATCACCTTTTTCCTGTTTGCACTTGTTGCAAAATACTCCTTGTCCCATCCTATCAATTTAACAGTGATGTTGAATTACCCAGTTACACTCTGCTCTGGATCATGCCATGGTGGTGTCATCGAGTTGAGGCATTATCAGGAATCTCAATCAGGGTCCATCATCACGCTAAAGACGGAGATCATTTAACCACAGGGGAAGGATTTTTTTAAGAAGAGGTTTGAAAACAGGGATGGAAAATTCTCTCTAACCATCTCCTCAGCTGAGTACAATGACATGGGGTTGTACGAGTGTGTCTGTGGCAAGTACAAACAGCATGTAAATCTACAAGTATTGGTCCCCACTGAAATATCTGCCCATGTTGGAGGAAATGTCACACTTGCCTGCCATGGCTTAACTAATAAAATGACAAAGGACAGTGAGATATTTGTCCAGTGGATGAAAGATGGACAGAATGTGTCTACCATCAGTGCAGGGAATATAACCTATGGCTCTGGGTATAAGGACAGGGTATCTGTGTCCATGGATGGTTACCGAAAGGGAGACATTTTCCTCAACCTCACCGACTTACGCCTTTCTGATCAGGGGACATACTGGTGCTTCTTCGGCCCTGACCACCAGAGAGGAAATCCAGGAGCTGTCATTCTCACTATCACACCAAAAGAAAAGCCAGACGACAACACAGGAATGTCAACATGggtgaaggtggtggtggtggtgttggtggttgttTTGGTGATCATCCTAGTTGCTGTTTACTGTTTTCTTGGAGGTAGATTGAAAGAGACAATGGCTGCTTGGTTTAAAGGGACTTGTTTGAGATCTCAGTTCAATCCCTGTCTAGAAGGGGAACAGGGTGGGGAGCATCTCTCTGTCACCATAAGTGAAAGTGAAtcagagacagaagaagacaggacTGGGACAAGGACATGTTTTGTCCCCTATGCACCTGCCTGTATCATCAGAGCCCTGTCAGGACCTCCCTCTACCACTGGCCTTGTTACCAAGGCTACTGCCGGACCTCCCTCTACCCCAGGCCTTGTTATCAAGGCTACTGAtggacctccctctatcccaggccTAGTTACCAATGGTACTG
This DNA window, taken from Oncorhynchus tshawytscha isolate Ot180627B linkage group LG10, Otsh_v2.0, whole genome shotgun sequence, encodes the following:
- the LOC121847418 gene encoding uncharacterized protein LOC121847418 produces the protein MLNYPVTLCSGSCHGGVIELRHYQESQSGSIITKMVAKLDGDHLTTGEGFFKKRFENRDGKFSLTISSAEYNDMGLYECVCGKYKQHVNLQVLVPTEISAHVGGNVTLACHGLTNKMTKDSEIFVQWMKDGQNVSTISAGNITYGSGYKDRVSVSMDGYRKGDIFLNLTDLRLSDQGTYWCFFGPDHQRGNPGAVILTITPKEKPDDNTGMSTWVKVVVVVLVVVLVIILVAVYCFLGGRLKETMAAWFKGTCLRSQFNPCLEGEQGGEHLSVTISESESETEEDRTGTRTCFVPYAPACIIRALSGPPSTTGLVTKATAGPPSTPGLVIKATDGPPSIPGLVTNGTD